In the genome of Coturnix japonica isolate 7356 chromosome 19, Coturnix japonica 2.1, whole genome shotgun sequence, one region contains:
- the GUSB gene encoding beta-glucuronidase, whose amino-acid sequence MAVAAPCCSVGRCRLQLLVLVAAAAAGRAVAVMGGMLYPRESPSRELKELGGIWSFRADFSPSRDAGFEQRWYRQPLRQTGPVIDMPVPASFNDITQDPHLENYIGWVWYEKEVQLPQRWLQDDLSTRVVLRFGSAHYYSMVWVNGEQVVEHEGGHLPFEADISRIVQRSPGVPCRITVALNNTLTPHTLPPGSIQYMNDKTRYPKNYFVQNTRFDFFNYAGIHRPVVLYTTPSVYIDDITVTTTSSESVAMVQYQVSVVGSELYSLSLSLRDQEGRVVATGDGPSGELKVPNPNLWWPYLMHESPGYRYFLEVKVQAQANGVQQEDTYTLPVGIRTIHITSTQFLINGKPFYFHGVNKHEDADIRGKGLDWSLIVKDFNLLRWLGANSFRTSHYPYAEEIMDLCDTYGIVVIDECPGVGIKMPESFGNKSLQHHLVVMEELIRRDKNRPSVVMWSVANEPASELPPAAYYFKTLIAHTKALDPSRPVTFVTDSNYALDRGAPYVDVICVNSYFSWYHDSGHLEVIPLQLTAQFENWYKTYQKPIIQSEYGADSVPGLHSDPPAMFSEEYQKALLKEYHSVFDKKRKEYVIGELIWNFADFMTNQGITRVLGNKKGIFTRQRQPKSAAFVLRERYWKIANESSCLPPIIKSHILFL is encoded by the exons ATGGCGGTGGCCGCGCCGTGTTGCTCGGTGGGGCGATGCcgcctgcagctgctggtgttGGTGGCAGCGGCTGCAGCCGGGCGGGCGGTGGCGGTGATGGGAGGGATGTTGTACCCACGGGAGAGCCCGTCCCGGGAGCTGAAGGAGCTCGGAGGAATTTGGAGCTTCCGTGCCGACTTCTCTCCGAGCCGGGACGCCGGTTTCGAGCAGCGCTGGTACCGGCAGCCGCTCCGGCAG ACCGGTCCTGTTATCGACATGCCGGTGCCCGCCAGCTTCAATGACATCACTCAGGACCCCCACTTGGAGAACTACATCGGCTGGGTGTGGTATGAGAAGGAGGTGCAGCTTCCTCAGCGTTGGCTGCAGGACGACCTCAGCACCAGGGTGGTGCTCCGCTTTGGCAGTGCCCACTACTACTCCATGGTG TGGGTGAATGGAGAGCAGGTTGTGGAGCACGAAGGTGGTCACCTCCCTTTTGAAGCAGATATAAGCAGGATTGTCCAGCGCAGCCCTGGGGTTCCCTGCCGCATCACTGTCGCGCTGAACAACACCCTGACGCCGCACACTCTGCCTCCGGGCTCAATTCAGTACATGAATGACAAAACAAG GTATCCCAAGAACTATTTTGTACAGAACACCAGGTTTGATTTCTTTAACTATGCTGGAATCCATCGCCCGGTTGTGCTTTACACCACACCTTCTGTCTACATAGATGATATCACTGTGACAACTACTTCATCAGAGAGCGTTG CAATGGTGCAGTATCAGGTATCAGTAGTTGGCAGCGAACTCTATTCCTTGTCTCTGAGTTTACGTGACCAAGAGGGGAGAGTGGTTGCTACAGGTGATGGACCATCAGGAGAGTTAAAAGTGCCAAATCCAAACCTGTGGTGGCCTTATCTGATGCACGAGAGCCCTGGATACCGCTACTTCTTAGAG GTGAAAGTGCAGGCGCAGGCCAATGGTGTGCAGCAGGAGGACACCTACACGCTGCCAGTCGGCATCCGCACCATTCACATCACCAGCACACAGTTCCTCATCAATGGAAAGCCCTTCTACTTCCACGGGGTCAACAAGCACGAGGACGCAGAT ATTCGTGGCAAAGGCCTGGACTGGTCACTGATTGTGAAGGATTTCAACCTGTTGCGCTGGTTGGGGGCAAACTCCTTCCGCACCAGCCACTACCCCTATGCTGAGGAGATCATGGACCTGTGTGACACCTACGGCATCGTGGTGATCGACGAGTGCCCAGGAGTGGGGATTAAGATGCC tgAGAGCTTTGGGAACAAATCACTACAGCATCATCTTGTTGTGATGGAGGAGCTGATCCGCAGGGATAAGAACAGGCCCTCAGTTGTGATGTGGTCAGTAGCCAATGAACCAGCATCAGAGCTGCCCCCAGCAGCTTACTACTTCAA GACACTGATAGCTCACACTAAAGCTCTGGATCCCTCCAGACCTGTAACGTTTGTGACTGATTCTAACTACGCTCTTGATCGTGGT gcTCCTTATGTGGATGTAATCTGTGTGAACAGCTACTTCTCCTGGTACCACGACTCAGGCCATCTGGAAGTTATTCCACTGCAACTTACAGCACAGTTTGAGAATTGGTATAAAACCTACCAGAAACCCATTATCCAGAGTGAATATGGAGCTGACTCGGTTCCTGGACTTCACAGT GATCCACCTGCTATGTTCAGTGAGGAGTATCAGAAAGCTCTGCTGAAAGAATATCATTCTGTGTTTgacaagaagaggaaagagtATGTGATTGGGGAACTCATCTGGAATTTTGCTGATTTCATGACTAACCAAG